A single Ignavibacteriota bacterium DNA region contains:
- a CDS encoding T9SS type A sorting domain-containing protein has product MKTTKTLLWVRIPIVFAVAFLFFAFINYKEYKPFIFLPGTQPGQADTAAPVSSCKPCHLQQVEEWSGSMMAHAPKDPFFNAMLSITSKYMMGRGLDVGEYCLRCHSPSGWLAGRSHPQTVKDMFGSDLDGIHCDFCHRMVDPLNNDGSAIINDSVPGYGNGMYATQRFSAPVRGARGTPHPCEQSFVDPFYKTSEYCGVCHQVSNPYLTENARNLSPHLQVTMERTYSEWKLSWFATRGEAGSCQSCHMKKKPGTGSSLPGTRPRLDIASHSFSGGNTFAPRSVHKQWSGVSSIAIGKGLEEAKQILSEAALLEVVAGRETDSVVAHIRVTNLTGHKLPTGFPEGRLLWLNVVGRNQSGQVVFESGRYDTTERKVILDAQLKLYHTEPGISHTLAAQVGMTAGPSFLAAMNDSVYLDNRIPPRGFSYAAFLEHRAEPVGYHYEDGQYWDETRYALPFNTETVEVKLMYQVASKEFIEYVRDENINNPYDWNSWGEKTYEDWLEFGQPVEMGVKQIRVSGYSQQLPRFEDVEQPVEIRLAQNFPNPFNPGTTIEFWISQPTFVSLAVFDVSGREVERLVSEPLAAGLHSAYLNGAELSSGLYFYRLSTSASSIIKKLILIK; this is encoded by the coding sequence ATGAAGACAACGAAAACATTATTATGGGTGCGCATTCCTATTGTTTTCGCTGTCGCGTTCCTTTTCTTCGCGTTCATCAATTATAAAGAATACAAACCCTTCATTTTTCTCCCCGGCACGCAACCCGGACAGGCGGACACAGCCGCGCCGGTTTCGAGTTGTAAGCCGTGTCATCTTCAACAAGTCGAAGAATGGTCGGGAAGTATGATGGCGCACGCGCCGAAAGACCCGTTCTTCAACGCGATGCTTTCCATAACGTCAAAATATATGATGGGACGCGGACTTGATGTCGGTGAATATTGCTTGCGTTGTCATTCTCCTTCGGGATGGCTTGCCGGTCGTTCGCATCCGCAAACGGTGAAGGATATGTTCGGAAGCGACCTCGATGGAATTCACTGCGATTTCTGTCATCGCATGGTTGACCCGTTAAACAACGACGGCAGTGCCATAATCAATGATTCTGTTCCGGGATATGGAAACGGAATGTATGCAACGCAACGATTCAGCGCTCCGGTGCGAGGCGCTCGCGGAACTCCGCATCCGTGCGAACAATCATTTGTTGACCCGTTCTATAAAACAAGCGAGTACTGCGGTGTGTGTCATCAGGTCAGCAATCCGTATTTGACGGAAAATGCGCGCAATCTTTCACCGCATCTTCAGGTGACGATGGAACGAACCTATAGTGAATGGAAACTCAGTTGGTTTGCGACCCGCGGCGAAGCAGGTTCGTGTCAATCGTGTCACATGAAGAAGAAACCGGGAACGGGTTCATCGTTGCCCGGAACGAGACCACGACTTGACATTGCAAGTCACAGTTTCTCCGGCGGAAATACTTTTGCGCCACGTTCTGTTCACAAACAATGGAGCGGCGTGAGTTCGATTGCAATCGGAAAAGGTTTGGAAGAAGCAAAACAGATTCTCAGTGAAGCGGCGCTACTCGAAGTTGTTGCAGGAAGAGAAACCGATTCAGTTGTTGCTCATATTCGTGTAACCAATCTCACCGGACATAAATTGCCAACCGGTTTTCCTGAAGGAAGACTGTTGTGGTTGAATGTTGTTGGGAGAAATCAATCAGGTCAGGTTGTGTTTGAATCGGGAAGATACGATACGACGGAGCGAAAAGTCATCCTTGATGCACAACTGAAATTGTATCACACCGAGCCGGGAATTTCTCACACGCTCGCCGCACAGGTTGGAATGACTGCTGGACCATCATTCCTCGCGGCGATGAATGATTCTGTTTATCTTGATAATCGAATTCCTCCCCGCGGATTTTCGTACGCGGCATTTCTTGAACATCGAGCGGAACCGGTCGGCTATCATTACGAAGACGGACAATACTGGGATGAAACTCGCTACGCACTTCCGTTCAATACGGAAACGGTAGAAGTGAAATTGATGTATCAGGTTGCGAGCAAGGAGTTTATCGAATATGTTCGCGATGAAAATATCAACAACCCGTACGATTGGAATTCGTGGGGAGAAAAAACGTATGAAGATTGGCTTGAATTCGGTCAGCCGGTGGAAATGGGAGTGAAACAAATTCGCGTATCAGGGTACAGCCAGCAGTTGCCGCGCTTTGAAGACGTTGAACAACCGGTAGAAATCCGGCTTGCGCAAAATTTTCCCAACCCGTTCAATCCCGGAACGACAATCGAGTTTTGGATTTCTCAGCCGACATTCGTTTCTTTAGCAGTTTTCGATGTGAGCGGAAGAGAAGTAGAACGGCTTGTGAGCGAACCACTTGCGGCAGGATTGCACAGCGCGTATCTTAACGGCGCGGAACTTTCGAGCGGTTTATATTTCTACCGGCTTTCAACTTCAGCCAGCAGTATCATTAAAAAATTAATTCTCATTAAATAG